The following are encoded together in the Bacillus sp. NP157 genome:
- a CDS encoding SGNH/GDSL hydrolase family protein: MAAASFLALGDSYTIGEGVPEQGRWPVQLVAALHAQGIPVQPPRIVATTGWTTDELSAAMDGETFQPPYALASLLIGVNDQYRGRPADGYREPFHALLQRAIALTGAARRVLVVSIPDWGVTAFAEGRDRAAIGREIDAYNAIAKDAAGREGAHWIDITGISRDTPGDVVADGLHPSAHQYTRWVERILPQAKEALPR, translated from the coding sequence ATGGCGGCCGCCTCGTTCCTGGCGCTGGGTGATTCGTACACGATCGGCGAAGGTGTTCCCGAACAGGGCCGCTGGCCCGTGCAACTGGTCGCTGCCCTCCACGCGCAAGGCATCCCGGTGCAGCCGCCGCGGATCGTCGCGACCACCGGCTGGACCACCGACGAACTCTCGGCGGCAATGGACGGCGAAACGTTCCAGCCGCCTTACGCGCTGGCCAGCCTGCTGATCGGCGTGAACGACCAGTACCGCGGCCGGCCTGCCGACGGCTACCGCGAACCGTTCCACGCCCTGCTCCAGCGCGCCATCGCGCTCACCGGCGCCGCGCGCAGGGTGCTGGTCGTGTCGATCCCCGACTGGGGCGTCACCGCCTTCGCCGAAGGCCGCGACCGCGCCGCGATCGGCCGCGAGATCGACGCGTACAACGCCATCGCGAAAGACGCCGCCGGGCGCGAAGGCGCGCACTGGATCGACATCACCGGCATCTCCCGCGACACCCCCGGCGATGTCGTCGCCGACGGCCTGCACCCCTCCGCCCACCAGTACACCCGCTGGGTGGAACGGATCCTCCCCCAGGCCAAAGAAGCGCTTCCGCGCTGA